GGAGCTTGTCGATGAGGATCTTCATCTGACCTTCAATCAGAGGctcgagctgctggatggaAACTTGGGAGAATCCATGGGAGAGCTGTCTGCGACGGAGGGCATGTATCTATTGTAAAGGAAACGTATACGTTAGCCTCATGAGTTGCACGCTAAGGCGGAAAACTCTCACGTCCTCATTGGTGCCCCCAAATAGATTGGGGTTGAAGGCAGTAAAGGCATCGTAAAAATTTGTCTTTCCCATACTACGACCCCCCTTGTAGATTGGCGCAATTGCTTCGCCCTGCCAGAGATGCAGATGATTGGGACCAACGCGTACGACGGGGCCATATTGCATATGGAGCTCAAGCAACTTCTCGTGCAATGTCAGGTTGTAAACATAGTATGCCTTGAAGTTGTTGGTGAGGGAGGCAAGTAACGGTCCAGGGTATTTGCTCAAGGGGTGTAGGAACCTCATATGAACAATGTAAATCAAGATTACAGCTGTGGATAGTGTGCTGATAATGGTCAGAGTCTCGGATGTAGTGATGCTCACCATCCTCAAGAAGACTTTTTGTAGAAGCCGTAGTAAAGTCATGTTGGGAGAGGGCTGTATGCTGCAAGTATAACTAGCCGTAGATTCTATAGACAATAATGTCTTTATATGCTAGATCTCGGTTCCTGCACTCGGCTAGTGCATCTCCAGTAATAATGCTTAGAAGGGTATGATATGTCGGAGGGGGCATTAGTCGTGTCCGCGGGGCTCACCCCCAGCAGATCCCCAACCAACGCCTAGCCGGGACTTTGCCGGGGCCAATCTGGGGCATCGTGATTGCAAGCTTGGTTACAGTAGTTGCTGTGGCGGCAATACCCCACCGGCGAGGATCTTCCGCGGAGTTCACCCGCACTCCTGGCCCTCGGGAACTCGCCGATAAGACCATCGCCTTCGATCCGCCGTTATTTTGCGCGAAAAATAAGGAAAATATTATAGCATTTGCGTCTGTCTAGATTGCGTTGTGCTTTCAACGTTGCCAACATGGTGGGCCCTCAGACCTCCACGCATACATTTAAAGTGGCCGCCGGAGTACCTCTCACGATCGACATCTCAAAACCGCCAAATGCCCCGGAAAACGGCATTACGGTTCTTCATTTCCATGGAGGCTTCCTGGTAGGACTTTGGATTCCATTACGATACGACTCCTGCACGGGATACTGACGAATGCTGATATTATTCAGGTCATCGGAGAGAAGACCACGTTCCCGCCTCACTGGCTGATCAACGCCTGCCATGCCCGTGGCTGGACATATGCAACGGCTTCATACCGTTTAATGCCAGAATCTGAAGGACTTGAAGTCCTCTCCGATGCTCTTGACGCAGTCCAGTGGATTCATAAGAACATTGGCCATCGCATTCTAATCGCCGGATCAAGTGCGGGCGGGTATCTTGCACTGGCCACCGCAGCACACCCTGAATGTCCACGACCACTCGCGGTGCTCTCTGTGTATGGGATGCTTGATCCCGCAAGCACGAGATATATCGAGGGCGGTACACCTCTCCTGGCTCCGGTTGCAGACCTGCCCATCGCGTTGGAGGAAATCGACACAGCCGTGAACAGCGGAAAGGCCATTGACGGCTACGCCTTCCCGGCAAGCCCTCCCACCGATCAGCGCTTCAAATGGATTCGCGCTTTGCATCAGGCTGCGAGATATCCGGATTTGCTTACACGGACTCCAGGTCTGGCTGGGCAGATCTCCGCGCAGGGCGCCGACGCGATTCCCGAACGATATCGGACCCTGTTTCCGGTGTCCTTTGGACTGAAGTCAGACTTCCCTCCGACCATCCTGTTGCATGGCGACGGTGATGTACTGGTCGGACTTGATCAGAGTACTTCGGTCGCTGAAAGAATGCTCTCACTTGGAGCCGACGTGCATCTGGAGATAGCGAAGGGTCAAGGGCACGGTTTCGAGGCCAAGGGTGTTATTGATATTGACGCGAATGATGCGGCGGGTGAGGATGTGGCGATTAATGACTGCCTTCGCCGCGTCATCACGGCACTGGAAAAGCTGAGTTCTTATTAACCATATCTCTCATGTGAGATCTAGATGTTCAACAGCCAATATAAGACCTGCCACTGGATCCATGTCCGTTTGATCGAAGGTAGCTAGATGTTCACCCGGTTCCCGTGACACATGTTCAGGCAGATTCTTGACTATTGCGTTCCACTCCTCCGTAGACAGGTGTGATTTCTCAATGTGGGCTCGCGCCAGTAGAGCGAATTCTCCGGCACGCTGAGGGAAGGCGCATTCTTGATTGTCGTTGCTCGGGCTGTTAGAATGCAATATACTCTCAGTATTACTAGTCCACGCATTCTCCCAGCGATCAAGCGCCCTTTTTAGAGGGCCGGTcgccagaggaagaggggagAACGCTCTAAGTTGATGGAAGATGAGACCATGAATTGCTGCAGAATGGTAAGAGTGTCAGCCGCATCGGGCGATGAATATTTGATTGGCCATCTTACCTGTCGCAAAAGTAAACAAATTAAGAGCACTCTCGCTGTGAATATGGGCAAGTATCGCTTCATCGGGGCTGTCCGCGCATAGAGTGCGAACGCAGTCGGTGAGCAGAGGAGGCGTAAGTCGGGCAGGATGGGACTTGATGGCAATCATAAACTCCTCCGGTGTTGCTGCTTGGAAGACAGGTTCAGGGCATGTGAGGTCAATGGCCATTTCCTGCAAGACCATTCGCGGAACAGAGTTGTGAAATATCACAAATGCAGAATCGAGCAGGAATATATGGTTGAACGTGCTGTTGTCTTCCGATCagctatttttattttctctGGGAGAATGCAAGGCAGAATATACCGGATCATCTCCTCTTTCAGTATCCATTCTCTCCACTGAGCATCATTGATCCTTGTACCCATGCTTCCTCGGCGGTGGGTTGCTTGAGACAAGCCCATTGCTCTTGTCGTCTATGTTCTTGTCAGATCATCCGAAAACATGAAAAATGCACTACGTCTATCTTACCGCGACGAAGGAAGTGAAGCGATGCCGTTGCATTCGTAATTTGGCGGGATCACTCCCTTCCCATTTTTGCAACAGGCACATGAAGCAAGCCGCTTGTAATGTTTCGACATTCTGGCGGGTTCCCAATTGATCATCTTTCCTCGTTCCAGTGAAAGCAACCTCTGAGAAAAGCGGACTTGAGAATATGAGCTCTTCTACCACATCCAAAAGTTGTTTTGCCCCTTGATGATCTGATTGTTGAGGAGACATGCACGCCCCGACAAGCGACATTGTTGCAAAGAGTAAAATCGAGCAGTTCCCCAAATCAAAAGTTGCTCTGTGAATGATCGGGCAATGCCGATACCAGCGACTCCAGAACAAATCAAGATACCGCGTCAAGTTCTGCGGCGAGAAAAAACCGACCATTTCAGGGGAATAGGATACTCGGCTCTCTAACGGATGCTGCATTAGTTCCCACAGTTGGATCGCCTTATCAACCATCAATGAAGAAACATGCCGAGCCTGGTTGCCGGTAAAAGGCTCGGAAAGTTCAGTATCTCCCCAGAGACTTGCTTCCACTTCGTCTAGGTAGCAACTGAAGGGGTTTGAAACCGTAGAGTCTTCGAATGGAAGGCTTCCAGATGCTAGATTCTCGAAATATGCATGGACTGGAGATGGCAGACCTCTCTTTGGGGCATAGTTATACGCCTCGTTGAGTCCAGTGGCTTTGGTGAAGTTGAGAAGGAAATCGAACCGAGCCCGCGAAGCCTGTCCGTTGGGTGTATGTGAATTGAGGTCGTCATTCCTCACCGAGGCCTTTTGTCTTTGACGACGACTGGACTGTGGAAGGGCTTCTGAAACAATGCCGCTGCCTGCAAATGTATCTGGCTCTCTCTGACTACCGCCTGTCTCCGAGAGCCTCCTCCCTTGTGCGCCATGATAGGTACATTCCGTGGCCTGCAGAAAGCATTCAGAGCATGGCTGGCCCGTACTGCAAGCTCGCTTACGAGAGGTACATTGATCGCAAGCTTGTTTTCGCCTTCCGGATAAGCTGCGCTTTGGAATCTGAACACCCGAAGCCACTCGTTGAGGACAAGTCTTCCAGTGTCGCCGCAGTGCATCGCTGGAAGATGGTTAGCTCGCGCCAACGCTGCGTATAAGCTCTGAACTCACGTCCGCTTGTACCGAGAATCGCAGAATAAACAAGCATGTGGCTTGTCATCGATATCTAGGGGTGAATTAGTAGTCGCCACGGGGTCCGGTAGTTCTACGTACGAGTTAAACTGTGGCGTTTCAGGTGCTCGGCTCTTCGAAAGGTTTCAGAGCACACGGAGCACGCCAACACAGGTGTACCAGCCTGGTTCATCCCTGGTTGTGCGCTAGGATGAGCTTCAGACTTGGGTATGAGGGGATGGATCCCTGATGGACCGAGTCGGTTTGCAACGGAATCGGCCCCGGCACAACGTAATTCCTGACAATTCAACCAATTCGAAATAAAGCGGCCAACAATTCGTCCATCAGGAAGGGCTGCCAATATTATCCTGGATAATCCCCAGTGGATAGGAAGTGTCCAATTGTCACATTACGAAGGCTCATGGAGACACAAAATATATAACCAAACTTTTGACCGCCCTTGTGGTTTCACTTCATGGAATGTACCACGACCAAGTTACAGATAGCACGCAGTATGGTATTAAGTAGATGGAGAATAATTAGGCAAACCCTGACCATTTTGCCCTCACCCCAGACTTCCTTCCTTTGGCCATGATCCTCCCGGTATATTGACCTGGGCGGGGTTCTTAACCTTCAATCTACCTTAAATTCCCCATCCAAAGACCGCGTTATAATAAGTGTAGCTGAGCACCCACGCATAATTGTCGGCTATAATAATCAGCAAATCGTGTAAAGTATAGGCCACAGTAGTGGGTTGAGTAGATCGAGAACTCACCATTCTCTCGGATTTCATAGTTCACCTTTCCCTCGGCCGCATGTTTCCACGCATAGTCGGAACAGAGGTCGGCGCCATAGACACTATGCTTAAACCCATCGCCCTTGACATCTCGATTCTTTAGATCCGAAACTAAAACAAAGAATAAGTAATTGCCATGAGATAAACGAACGAATCTTACTGTGCCAGTCTTGCCCCATCAAGTCAACGTGCATCCATTCGTGAAAGAGGGAGTGTTCCCGGGAGACGAGCTGGGGATCATTCAGGTCTTTTTCTTGCCAGTGGGCTCCGTCAATAATCTCCACAACCGGCTTCGATTTGAAAAACGGGTCGCAGAAAGCGACTGAAAAGCATTGCTCACAGTTTTCCAGCTTTGTTGGGATCGTGGGAACATAGGCTTTGCTGTGTATGCGTTTAGCAGTAGTAGTGGATGAGCGGGCAAAGTTGACTTGACCTACGTTTTGGGCTTGTTTTCGCAAGTGCCGTATCCAGTTTCATCTCCACAGACATAGGCAAGTCTATGTTGCCGTTtggccttgttcttcttctcagtGCGTCCATTCTCAATAAAGAACTTGGTCTGGTTATAAAGACCTGAATCAGATTGTTAGCACGCTCAGCTGAAAGTACGGTACCGAAAAGTCCACTTCATACCAAGCATGGACGAAAGCTCCTCTGGATATTGCTAATTGCCCACTGTCAGAATGGCTGATGTCTGGGGTTGAGCACGTCTTACTGCTTGCCAGGTTCTCCCGTCCATGAAGAACTTATTCCATGCCGGGGATAAACCgacgtcctcatcaccataAACTTCCCCTTCCATACCATTAATCAAGCCTATAGCGCTAGATGTCGCGTCGTACAAGGCCCTGAATTGCTCTTCGCTGCAGGTCCGTCGTGCCGAATGCCACCACACTCCGGGGAACATTTCCTCGGCCGTCTCATATATCTTTTCGTAGGAATCATCATCTCTCTTCTCGTCATTTGTGGGCAAAGGACTAGCAGAGACTATGCAGGATAGCAGTCCCAACACTAGGATAAGCAAAAGCTGCATGCTGTGAATAGCAAGATTGGTAcgctaaaaaaaaaacgaaagTAGACTCAAGATCGAGGTATCTTCAACAAAAGTCAAATAATGGTGCCTCGAGGTAGTTTTAGTAGGCAAAGTTGAAAATCAAATTTCTCAGGGCGGGCCTGGAGCAAGTAAATATATCAATAGCTAAGCAGGCGGCATTAAGATCTCCAATGTTAGATAGCAGAGTATATCGACCAAGTGAGGCTGTGTATTGCCCCCAATCATgccaagccaagccaagTCTATCGCAGAAGGCGTAATCTCTAAACTAAGATGTGGGTATTTTCCAAGTTAGGCTCTATATCGCGCCTAATCCTGCCGGGCTGTGCCGTCTGTTTAGCGACGCATTTCTGCATCACCCCTGTGATGGCTGTGTGATGGCTGTGTTTGGGAATCGATTCTGGCATCCATAACAGCCCATGCCAGTCTGTCACCGGCACAACCCTAAGTAAACCCTCCGGTAGCAAAGAATACTCTTCCTAAGCTGCCTGAACGACAACACTTTTGATACCCACAGCCGTTTTGGTGAGTAAATAAATGTTGTAGTTACCGCGCCGTGCCAAATTACCAAACATTGTTGTGCATTGCATATAGCCCAGGGCTATCGGATCTGAATGACTCATGCAACTTATCCGCACCTATTCCTATTACAGTTCCATATCAATTCGTACAGTTCCATATCAATTCGTACAGTTCCATATCAATCCATACAGTTCCATATCAATTCAGATATGGAAGATATAGAGCTTCCTTGTAACTTGATTAGTTACTGCCGTGATTTCCCCGCCAGGACAGAAGCCCGCCAAAGCACAACACAACCGGAAAAGCAGAGGCCCCAGTCAGCAACCCCAATGACCATGACATCGTACCCCAGCCCGCGTATTGACGGATGAAACCCGCGAAAAATGGCCCAGCTATGGAGCCGGCAGCATAGGCGGAATTCGAAAACCCGTATGCAAGTCCCGCTGCCCCCTGTTTACCAAACAAAGAAGGGCGTTCCTGTTCCTTTTCGGAAGCGGCATATGAGCTTTCCGCCAGCACAAGCGGGAACAGTATACCCATGCAAGCACCAAGTAGCAAAAGAAGCACGCATAACAGGATTTTACGCCCGGTGTCGTTGACCTGCACGAGACGGAGAAGAACGCAGGTCGGAACGCTTATTGCCAGGGCACCTCCTGCCGCAATCCGTCGAGAGCTAGGATACCGGTCATTAACCCAGCCAACTATCGGACTGAGAAAGCTCGGGATGAGGAGTGGGATGAAGATAAGTCCCTGCGCAGTCGGCGCCCAACCGTATGTCTCTTGGACAAAAAGCGGCAAGACGCTGTCAAAAGCCGACACAATAACCGCAATCACCACGCAAGCCCATAGGACAATGAGTATACGCAGAGAAGACAGAAGCTTCCAAGCACCTCTAAGACCCGTATGCAGATGGAGAGTTACTGGATCCTGGCTATTCCGATCAGCCAGCTGCAGCCCTGATTCGTCCTGGGCGTTGATGATCTCGGGGCTTGCTGTAACAGGACGA
Above is a window of Aspergillus puulaauensis MK2 DNA, chromosome 2, nearly complete sequence DNA encoding:
- a CDS encoding uncharacterized protein (CAZy:CE10;~COG:I;~EggNog:ENOG410PRKF;~InterPro:IPR029058,IPR013094;~MEROPS:MER0043003;~go_function: GO:0016787 - hydrolase activity [Evidence IEA]), with protein sequence MVGPQTSTHTFKVAAGVPLTIDISKPPNAPENGITVLHFHGGFLVIGEKTTFPPHWLINACHARGWTYATASYRLMPESEGLEVLSDALDAVQWIHKNIGHRILIAGSSAGGYLALATAAHPECPRPLAVLSVYGMLDPASTRYIEGGTPLLAPVADLPIALEEIDTAVNSGKAIDGYAFPASPPTDQRFKWIRALHQAARYPDLLTRTPGLAGQISAQGADAIPERYRTLFPVSFGLKSDFPPTILLHGDGDVLVGLDQSTSVAERMLSLGADVHLEIAKGQGHGFEAKGVIDIDANDAAGEDVAINDCLRRVITALEKLSSY
- a CDS encoding uncharacterized protein (COG:S;~EggNog:ENOG410PG7N;~InterPro:IPR036236,IPR036864,IPR007219,IPR013087, IPR001138;~PFAM:PF00172,PF04082;~go_function: GO:0000981 - DNA-binding transcription factor activity, RNA polymerase II-specific [Evidence IEA];~go_function: GO:0003677 - DNA binding [Evidence IEA];~go_function: GO:0008270 - zinc ion binding [Evidence IEA];~go_process: GO:0006351 - transcription, DNA-templated [Evidence IEA];~go_process: GO:0006355 - regulation of transcription, DNA-templated [Evidence IEA]), which translates into the protein MNQAGTPVLACSVCSETFRRAEHLKRHSLTHIDDKPHACLFCDSRYKRTDALRRHWKTCPQRVASGVQIPKRSLSGRRKQACDQCTSRKRACSTGQPCSECFLQATECTYHGAQGRRLSETGGSQREPDTFAGSGIVSEALPQSSRRQRQKASVRNDDLNSHTPNGQASRARFDFLLNFTKATGLNEAYNYAPKRGLPSPVHAYFENLASGSLPFEDSTVSNPFSCYLDEVEASLWGDTELSEPFTGNQARHVSSLMVDKAIQLWELMQHPLESRVSYSPEMVGFFSPQNLTRYLDLFWSRWYRHCPIIHRATFDLGNCSILLFATMSLVGACMSPQQSDHQGAKQLLDVVEELIFSSPLFSEVAFTGTRKDDQLGTRQNVETLQAACFMCLLQKWEGSDPAKLRMQRHRFTSFVATTRAMGLSQATHRRGSMGTRINDAQWREWILKEEMIRTFNHIFLLDSAFVIFHNSVPRMVLQEMAIDLTCPEPVFQAATPEEFMIAIKSHPARLTPPLLTDCVRTLCADSPDEAILAHIHSESALNLFTFATAIHGLIFHQLRAFSPLPLATGPLKRALDRWENAWTSNTESILHSNSPSNDNQECAFPQRAGEFALLARAHIEKSHLSTEEWNAIVKNLPEHVSREPGEHLATFDQTDMDPVAGLILAVEHLDLT
- a CDS encoding MFS transporter (COG:U;~EggNog:ENOG410PJXX;~InterPro:IPR020846,IPR011701,IPR036259;~PFAM:PF07690;~TransMembrane:10 (i26-51o57-75i87-109o115-135i193-212o232-251i263-282o288-311i332-356o368-393i);~go_function: GO:0022857 - transmembrane transporter activity [Evidence IEA];~go_process: GO:0055085 - transmembrane transport [Evidence IEA]) → MALYGTAQFIFAPISGFLSDRIESRWWPMMAGVLALGAGTGLLCAGSSIGLWVTGRLLQGAAAATIWSVACALLVDTVASDQLGHAMGYMSMGMTLGNLTGPLTGGAVYQHGGYYAVFIVAFAFIGVDMGLRLLIVEKKQASKFLTRPVTASPEIINAQDESGLQLADRNSQDPVTLHLHTGLRGAWKLLSSLRILIVLWACVVIAVIVSAFDSVLPLFVQETYGWAPTAQGLIFIPLLIPSFLSPIVGWVNDRYPSSRRIAAGGALAISVPTCVLLRLVQVNDTGRKILLCVLLLLLGACMGILFPLVLAESSYAASEKEQERPSLFGKQGAAGLAYGFSNSAYAAGSIAGPFFAGFIRQYAGWGTMSWSLGLLTGASAFPVVLCFGGLLSWRGNHGSN
- a CDS encoding uncharacterized protein (SECRETED:SignalP(1-18)), whose product is MQLLLILVLGLLSCIVSASPLPTNDEKRDDDSYEKIYETAEEMFPGVWWHSARRTCSEEQFRALYDATSSAIGLINGMEGEVYGDEDVGLSPAWNKFFMDGRTWQAQYPEELSSMLGLYNQTKFFIENGRTEKKNKAKRQHRLAYVCGDETGYGTCENKPKTKAYVPTIPTKLENCEQCFSVAFCDPFFKSKPVVEIIDGAHWQEKDLNDPQLVSREHSLFHEWMHVDLMGQDWHISDLKNRDVKGDGFKHSVYGADLCSDYAWKHAAEGKVNYEIRENADNYAWVLSYTYYNAVFGWGI